The following coding sequences lie in one Thalassoglobus polymorphus genomic window:
- the rimI gene encoding ribosomal protein S18-alanine N-acetyltransferase has translation MEPSSSSEQHLDVQIRWLIRRDMPDVLRIEKSTYGHPWTDEDFLTCLRQRNCIGMVAEYDQKIVGFMIYELHKSRLHILNFAVDPDYRRHGIGTQMTLRLVDKLSQQRRNEILIEVRERDLETQLFFKQQHFRAVCVLRSHFDDTEEDAYTMQFRLDANSGAAAEFAPHNRISEIDVA, from the coding sequence GTGGAGCCAAGTTCCTCATCAGAACAGCACCTGGATGTGCAAATTCGTTGGTTAATTCGTCGGGACATGCCAGATGTTTTGCGGATTGAAAAGTCGACGTATGGACATCCTTGGACCGACGAAGATTTTCTGACCTGTCTTAGACAACGCAACTGCATCGGCATGGTTGCTGAGTACGATCAGAAGATCGTCGGGTTTATGATTTATGAACTTCATAAATCTCGTCTACATATCCTGAACTTCGCAGTCGACCCGGATTACCGTCGGCATGGAATCGGGACTCAGATGACTCTTCGTCTGGTAGATAAACTTTCTCAACAGCGGCGAAACGAAATTCTGATCGAAGTTCGTGAACGCGATCTCGAAACACAACTCTTCTTTAAGCAACAACACTTCCGGGCGGTTTGTGTTCTGCGAAGTCATTTCGACGATACCGAAGAAGATGCCTACACAATGCAGTTCCGGCTCGACGCAAACAGCGGAGCAGCTGCCGAATTTGCACCACATAATCGGATTTCAGAAATCGACGTTGCATAG
- the argB gene encoding acetylglutamate kinase: MNDAISKAKVLVEALGWIRKFRDRYVVVKLGGSALDDPDSVRRCLSDVIFMEAVGMRPILVHGGGKSISRGMAEAGIEPRFVQGRRYTDEKTLEIAKKILADEICESLVDQIKTLGGKSVGLHVNSQNVLTGQQLQLEDENGAAVDLGRVGYVTGIRSELLHATCRAGVIPVLPSIALDADGGGLNVNADTAAAAVAKLINAEKLVFLSDVPGIYLDKDDPATLVQHLTVSRCRELIADGTISTGMVPKVEAALEALEVGVGKIHIIDAGTPHSLLLEIYSNLGVGTEIVA, translated from the coding sequence GTGAACGACGCAATTTCAAAAGCTAAGGTGCTAGTGGAAGCACTTGGATGGATTCGGAAGTTTCGTGATCGTTATGTGGTCGTGAAACTGGGGGGGAGCGCGCTCGATGATCCTGATTCAGTTCGTCGCTGTTTATCCGATGTCATTTTCATGGAAGCGGTCGGAATGAGACCGATTCTTGTCCATGGGGGTGGAAAGTCAATCAGCCGCGGAATGGCGGAAGCCGGGATTGAGCCCCGTTTCGTTCAGGGACGTCGGTATACAGACGAGAAAACATTAGAGATCGCAAAAAAGATTCTCGCTGACGAAATCTGTGAATCGCTCGTTGACCAGATTAAAACTCTCGGTGGCAAATCGGTCGGCTTGCATGTCAATTCACAAAATGTTCTGACTGGGCAACAGCTTCAGCTCGAAGATGAGAATGGTGCTGCAGTCGATCTTGGCCGTGTTGGATATGTCACTGGAATCCGCAGTGAACTCTTACACGCAACTTGTCGCGCCGGTGTCATTCCAGTCTTGCCATCGATCGCCCTTGATGCTGATGGAGGTGGGCTCAATGTAAATGCCGATACCGCAGCCGCAGCGGTTGCGAAGTTGATTAATGCCGAGAAGCTTGTTTTTCTGAGCGATGTTCCGGGAATTTATCTCGATAAAGATGACCCTGCGACTCTTGTTCAGCACCTCACCGTTTCACGTTGTCGAGAGTTGATCGCCGACGGGACAATTTCCACCGGAATGGTACCCAAGGTCGAAGCAGCGTTAGAGGCCCTTGAAGTTGGAGTCGGAAAGATTCATATCATTGACGCTGGGACTCCTCATTCACTACTTCTCGAAATCTACTCCAACCTCGGCGTTGGAACTGAAATCGTCGCGTGA
- a CDS encoding aspartate aminotransferase family protein produces MSRSSQETISLFDQYVIPNYGRYPISLVRGEGSHVFDAEGNEYLDLFPGWGCNILGYSPERVIQAVQEQVAKLIHVPNTWYMEPQGEFAEAICTRGFGKAFFCNSGAEAVEGAIKLARLHTPKDRYKIITFENGFHGRTYGAVTATAQPKYHDGIGPMMAGFTYAPHNDLEAVRQLVDKETAAILIEPVQGEGGVNTPADGFLQGLREICDENEMVLVFDEVQTGMGRTGEWFAYQTFGVQPDIMTMAKGIAAGVACGAIIAKDEVAPSLRPGMHASTFGGNPIAMVAGKATVETIEAENLLENCQKLSARFEEFFTNLKNEIPIIEEVRVCGAMIGVDLNITATPAVKKAMDRGLLLNATHDTVIRLLPALNVTDADISQGCDIIADVLKEMADEVGAD; encoded by the coding sequence ATGTCACGATCCAGTCAGGAAACGATTTCGCTTTTCGATCAGTACGTCATTCCGAATTACGGACGCTATCCAATTAGTCTGGTGCGTGGTGAGGGGAGTCACGTTTTTGATGCTGAAGGAAATGAATATCTCGACCTGTTTCCCGGTTGGGGATGCAATATTTTGGGATACTCTCCCGAGAGAGTGATTCAAGCGGTTCAAGAGCAAGTTGCTAAGCTGATTCACGTTCCGAATACCTGGTACATGGAACCGCAAGGCGAATTTGCCGAAGCGATTTGCACACGTGGATTCGGGAAAGCTTTTTTCTGCAATAGCGGAGCCGAGGCCGTTGAAGGAGCGATCAAGCTCGCGCGTCTTCATACCCCCAAAGATCGCTACAAGATCATTACTTTCGAAAATGGATTCCACGGTCGGACTTATGGAGCGGTGACTGCAACTGCTCAGCCGAAATATCATGACGGCATCGGTCCGATGATGGCTGGCTTTACATACGCACCTCACAACGATCTGGAGGCCGTGCGGCAACTTGTTGATAAGGAAACTGCAGCGATTCTCATCGAACCTGTTCAGGGCGAAGGTGGCGTCAACACTCCAGCTGATGGTTTTTTGCAGGGGCTGCGTGAGATTTGTGATGAGAACGAGATGGTCCTCGTCTTTGACGAAGTGCAGACAGGCATGGGGCGAACAGGTGAATGGTTTGCCTATCAAACGTTCGGCGTTCAACCAGATATTATGACAATGGCGAAAGGCATCGCGGCTGGCGTGGCCTGTGGTGCGATCATTGCCAAAGACGAGGTCGCTCCCTCACTTCGTCCAGGAATGCACGCGAGTACTTTCGGCGGGAACCCGATTGCGATGGTCGCCGGAAAGGCGACAGTCGAAACCATCGAAGCAGAGAACTTGTTGGAGAATTGTCAGAAGCTCTCAGCACGCTTCGAAGAATTTTTCACCAACCTGAAAAATGAAATTCCTATAATCGAAGAAGTCCGCGTCTGTGGTGCAATGATCGGTGTCGATTTGAACATCACAGCCACGCCTGCGGTGAAAAAAGCGATGGATCGTGGACTTCTCCTGAACGCGACACACGACACGGTGATCCGATTGCTTCCCGCTCTCAATGTCACTGATGCAGATATCTCTCAGGGCTGTGACATTATCGCAGATGTTCTGAAAGAAATGGCAGATGAAGTTGGCGCAGATTAG
- a CDS encoding HTTM domain-containing protein, which produces MWLREQLARRVDGSSLGLFRILWGLLMVWESIRKLPKADGMYSPEYFHFTYSLFPFVKPLPEVWMMQTEISVMLIAAILITIGYYYRAASAVFLVIFTHLFLIEKIYYNNHFYLTILMSFLMMLCEADRCYRLPLPGKWGRKKETDLEAQTVPLWNLVLLRSQIVVLYFFGGVAKLNSDWLAGEPVRFWFSHKDPSHMLSMFLTQGWFIYMVCWTGLILDLVAGFTLLSKRTRVFTMLLLVVFHATNSTLFQIGLFPLIGIGLLILFVEPVLPRKCFRWIGTKLGTIPHGVLEPHIGTARPVKLASWGVTAFVCGWISFQAILPLRILTYSDDPGWSEVGQCFSWRMMLRHKDAFLKLKFDPPEAEKYLEEHPEILPHLSKVHVERMVKNPHFILQYAHTVSDALKKEGWEDVKISCVSIASMNGRPYQLMINPETDLAKASYGMFEVPDWIVPLDKYQRPGQYPKTPEERRDVIAQVYKEHVPETQEESHIKSRVKYASAIEYSGSIQ; this is translated from the coding sequence ATGTGGTTGCGAGAACAGCTTGCTCGCCGGGTTGATGGATCGTCGCTTGGCCTGTTTCGAATTCTCTGGGGCTTATTGATGGTTTGGGAGTCGATTCGAAAACTCCCCAAGGCTGATGGAATGTATTCACCTGAATACTTCCATTTTACCTATTCTCTATTTCCATTTGTGAAACCGCTGCCGGAAGTCTGGATGATGCAAACCGAAATTTCGGTGATGCTCATCGCGGCAATTCTGATTACGATTGGTTATTACTATCGTGCTGCGTCCGCAGTCTTTCTGGTCATCTTCACACATCTGTTTTTGATCGAAAAGATCTACTACAACAACCACTTCTATTTGACGATCTTGATGAGCTTCTTAATGATGCTCTGTGAGGCTGATCGCTGTTATCGACTTCCGTTGCCTGGAAAGTGGGGCAGGAAGAAGGAGACTGACCTTGAGGCTCAAACAGTTCCCTTGTGGAATCTCGTACTTTTGCGCAGTCAGATCGTGGTCCTCTATTTCTTCGGAGGTGTTGCGAAATTAAATAGTGATTGGCTGGCAGGCGAACCTGTGCGGTTTTGGTTCTCCCACAAAGATCCCAGCCACATGTTGTCCATGTTTTTGACACAGGGATGGTTCATTTACATGGTCTGTTGGACCGGATTGATTCTTGATCTGGTTGCCGGGTTTACGTTGCTTTCGAAACGAACTCGCGTCTTCACGATGTTGTTGCTCGTCGTCTTTCATGCCACAAATTCGACGTTGTTTCAAATTGGACTTTTCCCACTGATTGGAATCGGGTTGCTGATTCTCTTTGTTGAACCAGTCCTGCCGCGAAAATGTTTTCGTTGGATCGGCACAAAATTGGGGACAATTCCTCACGGAGTTCTAGAGCCTCACATCGGAACCGCCCGCCCGGTGAAATTGGCAAGCTGGGGAGTGACAGCCTTTGTGTGTGGATGGATTTCGTTTCAGGCAATTCTTCCGCTGCGAATTTTAACCTACTCCGACGACCCAGGTTGGTCGGAAGTCGGACAATGCTTTTCCTGGAGAATGATGCTGCGACATAAAGATGCGTTCTTGAAACTCAAGTTTGATCCACCAGAGGCAGAAAAGTATCTGGAAGAGCATCCGGAAATCCTGCCACATCTCAGCAAAGTCCATGTTGAAAGAATGGTCAAAAATCCGCATTTCATTTTGCAGTACGCCCATACTGTGAGCGACGCTCTCAAAAAAGAAGGCTGGGAGGATGTCAAAATTTCATGTGTTTCGATTGCCTCGATGAACGGGCGGCCTTACCAGTTGATGATCAATCCCGAGACGGATCTCGCCAAGGCCTCGTATGGGATGTTTGAAGTCCCCGATTGGATTGTCCCGTTAGATAAATATCAACGTCCTGGGCAATACCCCAAAACGCCAGAAGAGCGGAGAGATGTCATCGCTCAAGTCTACAAAGAGCACGTGCCGGAAACACAAGAAGAGTCGCACATAAAATCCAGGGTGAAGTATGCATCGGCAATTGAATATTCGGGGTCGATTCAGTAG